One Spinacia oleracea cultivar Varoflay chromosome 4, BTI_SOV_V1, whole genome shotgun sequence DNA segment encodes these proteins:
- the LOC130471397 gene encoding uncharacterized protein, producing MKPPPQASWVIRKIFGAISWLEEVCNHNNYLNSETFVIKQIYKEIKGVDSRVPWRKILCNTPAPPKCIFICWLAILGRLATCDRLAKFGVQCSDLCGLCGSVGETLNHLFFDCSVSAAVWGKILVWLGYSRKPENWQQETQRVNSEFNKNNATHQLYRLALVISVYHLWKERNNRVFRKNLQTVEGLVRKIQYMSQWTNTRCNFWNLEINTSDDLRHIADK from the exons ATGAAACCTCCTCCTCAAGCTTCTTGGGTAATCAGAAAGATCTTTGGTGCTATTAGTTGGCTTGAAGAAGTTTGCAATCACAATAACTACTTGAACAGTGAAACTTTTGTGATAAAGCAGATATATAAGGAGATAAAAGGCGTTGACAGTCGAGTTCCTTGGCGGAAAATACTGTGTAATACTCCCGCACCACCAAAATGCATCTTTATTTGCTGGCTTGCTATTCTAGGAAGACTGGCTACATGTGATAGATTGGCTAAATTTGGAGTGCAGTGCTCAGATTTATGTGGCTTATGTGGTAGTGTTGGTGAGACGTTGAATCATTTATTCTTTGATTGTTCTGTTAGTGCTGCAGTTTGGGGCAAGATTTTGGTCTGGTTAGGTTATTCCAGGAAACCAGAGAATTGGCAACAGGAAACGCAAAGAGTTAACAGTGAattcaacaaaaacaatgctaCACACCAACTCTATAGATTGGCTCTAGTTATTTCTGTTTACCATCTGTGGAAAGAGAGAAACAATAGAGTTTTCAGGAAGAATCTACAAACTGTTGAGGGTCTTGTTAGAAAAATACAATACATG AGCCAATGGACAAACACAAGATGCAACTTCTGGAATTTGGAAATCAATACTTCAGATGATCTCCGGCATATAGCGGATAAGTAA